ATCTTGCCAGCGTTGTGTCCACTTACCACAGACGTGGATAAAGGAGTGAGAGATAACGCGTTCCGAACTATTCGCGGATTTTTATCGAAGCTCGAGAGAGTGTCGGAAGATCCTGGCTTACGAGAGTCTATGGGTACCCATACACAGTTCAAAGTTCTTGCAAACGCGAGGCTGTACTGTTCTTCATATGATCAATTCTATTTCAGAGGCAGATGTAAATACAGCAACGCCTAGTCTTAGTAACGCAGCAGCAACGTGGGCAGGTTGGGCTGTAACTGCAGTCACTGCTAAGTTTTATCGCAGCCAGTCAGACACACCAAAGTCATCGGACAGTACATCGAGAATCTTACTGAACAAGCCTGCCTCCCTGGGTATTCGTAGATCGTGCATTTTCCTTCAGTTCTCCTCGATACGAGAAGTTCTTACTATCAGTGTGCAATCAAATTACAGAGCAAGCTAGTAGCTCGCAAAGTAGCGCCAGTACAACCGCTACGACGAGCAGCGCTACGAGCATGACGTCGTTGGAGCACGACCACGAGCACGATATACAGAACATCACGAACACAAACTCGGATGGTGACTGGGATTGCTGGGATGCCGATAATTGGGGTGACATGGAGCAGCAACCTTCTGCTACTTCAGGACACGGAACTAGCAACATTTCACCGTCCCCACATTCTCCTAAGGCTAATGATCAGTGGACGAGCCTTGAGGAAGAACCAGTTCGTATTTCTTTCGATTCCTTGCCTTCTGTTATCTCACAAGATATTAGTTATTGTGGTcacacttaaggggaggttccggtctaaaaatcgatttttttatttcattttacgaatgttcaaacttttaggGATATGTgtgtaaaaggattttttttattattcgtaaaattcccgaagttataggcatttgaatagcGGCAAATTCACGAGTAACACCGGACCACTCGGCATTCACGTAAAAcgttaaatgcgtttttctcgacacagtgttctcaaaatcgatggaacctgtatctcgaaaagttattatccgattcgactgaaacttttttattttgaagaatatacttctagctcgTGGACAGgccagtaaaattaaaaaaatagtaatttctaaagacgttgaaaggacgaaaaatatagggaaaaagtgatttcaaacttcaagtgtcgttattttctaaaaaaaaaaacgtaattttttgtaattttttctggtcactccacgagcgagtttcatgccatTTAATGATCTAGCATTGTTTTTTagttcagaccaatggtttaggtgctacaggttccacagatgtggatgaattttttgacgcctcggttttaacgactccccagtgccgtctgcaatgattatttataaaacaaaaaaattatttctatagttgAAGACATATTgaattcaatgcaaaaagtcccattaaattatatgtaataGTTTTCCTTAATTCcaaaagatcgcctatttttatggggtctagaccggaacagccccttaatacACTCCtcgcattaattaaaggatcacctctaggaacccgaaaaataggagcaagttcacatggtcataacttccacgctttcaaaccatattttcacaATATCAATACAACTATTTTTGCcagagttatgaccatgtgaacttgcccctatttttcgagttcctagaggtgatcctttaattaatgcgaGAAGTGTATATGGCGACAACTAAAATTGCAAAGGAGAAGAGACACTTGAACGTTATTTTCAGGAGGAGGAAGCGGCCCAAAGTATAGGATATAAAAATGAGTCTTCCGAGACTGGTTGGGAGGACTCGGAGTTTCAACCTCTAGAAGATTTTCATCCGTCAGATCAGACAGGTATACTGCAGAAACATTTGTGTATtacgataatggttatttaatcatttgaaattgattttcttcgttttaagGAAACACTGAGATTACTACTGCGCATAGCGGAAGTTCGAATAAACTGGAAGAAGCTAGGAGGAAACGCGAGGAGCGCAAACTAGCGAGGCAAAGGCAAATGGAAGCTAAGAGAGCAGTGAAATTACAAAGCAGTGTCACTGCTAAGAAACTGTAATTCAAATGCCACGAGCTGCGAGCATGTATTTGACGAGAGAAGTTTTAATGATCGATTAAAATTGTGATGGATGCAAAACAAGTATTTTTTCTATTAATGACTGATTTCAGATTGATTAAGAAACTAATTTCGAATTGTCTTTCCACCGctgtttattatattattatacatccttggaaaatattataatgtatttagtaaaatataatCACATATCATTTTTACTACCTGCGTAACCTACAGGATATTAGAGATAATTAGAATACTCGTGCGAAAGGGATGGGAGTTCCTTTCATAGCTAATTGCATTCGCGCCTAGTACGTTCTATTCGCAGATGTTAAAACTAGATTAATCTCTCGGACTTATAAAACTGATAAAAGTTTTTATTATCATCTCTTATTTTGCGTTCGGGCACGTACAAGGCAACAAATCTTTTTCATAACAATTTTATAGCGATCCTTTTATTGTCATAAATGAGATTGTTCCGTCGTATTCTCGTTAAGGAATCTCATGTTTAGATAGTTAGCATTATCAGGTTCACGTTTGAAGCCTAAGCTCTCATAGAACGGTATGAGATGATTTTTGCAGTCCAATGACAATTTGTAACAACGTAAATAGCGTGCCAATTGCAATATAATTTTAACAACTAGTTTTCCCAGATGTTTGCcacgatatttattatttaccacCACGTCTTCCAAGCGTCCCCTCTGTAACAGATCTTTGGTTGTACTATTTGAAAGCtacaatttcttaatatttcagaTAAATGGAACATACCAAGGCGCAGTTATGAATAAACTTCTGCTCCACGACTATCGTCGCGGTCGCTATCACTTTTTCGGTGCTTGGATCTTCTATCACAATGATGTAATAGCTAccattatttttcatcgtatgaaAGCGGTCTAAATGATCAAAAACAATGTCAATTACTTTCTCGTCTGCATCTAACCCATGCTTCTTCTCAAGTGAAACTTAATTCCAGGAGACTTACTCAGAAACTGTTCTCTACTGACATTTCCAACTTCGGTCAATTGAGTTAACAGCTGTAGAAAACCTATTCAAATAAATACAGCAGAGTTAGTGAACGTAATCGATAACAGCTACTCGGCTGCTTTACCTCTGTCATAATCGCCGGACCTTAAAGGCCTGATTAATAAACCGTCGATCTGTGACGAGGATAATCGCTCCAATATACTTGGATTGAACAAATCGGTTTCCGTGTTTTCCTGGAAATGCATAGTAGACAA
This region of Andrena cerasifolii isolate SP2316 chromosome 4, iyAndCera1_principal, whole genome shotgun sequence genomic DNA includes:
- the Gnpnat gene encoding glucosamine 6-phosphate N-acetyltransferase; this encodes MSSIQENTETDLFNPSILERLSSSQIDGLLIRPLRSGDYDRGFLQLLTQLTEVGNVSREQFLNRFHTMKNNGSYYIIVIEDPSTEKVIATATIVVEQKFIHNCALRGRLEDVVVNNKYRGKHLGKLVVKIILQLARYLRCYKLSLDCKNHLIPFYESLGFKREPDNANYLNMRFLNENTTEQSHL